cgttagctagttaacgcaCAAATAGTTTGCTTGGTTTGAACTAGCTACAAGTTCTTAATTTGCTAAATATAACTGCAACATTTTGTCACGACCACTCCTAATTGTTCGTTAGTTCATCCTTGCCTGGGCCTTTTACTGTACCTATAACTACTACCAGTGGGACTTTAGTCACTCGGCAAATGTTACAAAAGTGGCTAGGGCGGTTACAAGAGGTCAGTTGCGCGACTCATATGTAATGTTAAAGGTATAATGGGAAAAGTCCAAATACAAGGCAGATGGCACAGCATCATGGTGTACCAGTCTGTTTAGTTATCATTTCACTCCATGTCGTTGCTTTACAATTTGACAATGGCAGAGTATAAGGAGTGTAATGTCAGCAAAACAGGTTCTGGATTTCAGGATCACATCTTTCATGTGTTACATTATCACAGCTGTATTAGTGGAGAAAAGCCACATTAAGATTTGTCTACCTTCAAAGAGTAAGCCTGCCAACAAACTAAATGGAGCTTTAACCATTATGATGACTCAATCTATCCCAATATGTCATTTGAGGATATCAGAGAATAAGAGTTCAGAGCTTTATTTAACACTTACCATATTGATATTTACGACAATATAAGCCTTGCATGTCATGTAGGATGTCATATGCTACAATTGTCTAGTCTGTGATTATATTCCAACTGTTGGTAGTGACGGATCATGATTAATGTAAGTTTACTTGTTTCCAGCATCCAGGAGGTGAGGATGTTTTGATGGCACAGGCCGGTACAGATGCCACAGTGAGCTTTGAGGATGTTGGTCACTCTAAAGATGCCAGAGCGATGCTCATCAAGTACTACATTGGGGAGCTCAAGATGGTACAGAGATTGCTTTCGCTCAGCTGTTGCGCTCTCCATTGCAAAATCATTTGTTTGTTCAAAAGTGTCTTTGAAACAGCTTTCAATTAATGATGGAACAAAAATCTGTGGCATGATTTATTCAGATTGTAAGTGTGTAAATTATTATTTCACCTTGTCTTTTAGGATGACCGGAAGGACGGCGCAAAGGTAAAGTATTCAAGTAAATGTTCTGTAAAAATGTTTTATAATTTAACACCTATTTTGCTAATTTTAACTCTTGAACTTTGTTTTAACAACAAATTCTCCCACAGGAAGAATTCGTTACAACTTCAGGAGATGGCTCCAGGTCAGTCATAAGCAATAAGAATTTGATTATTCCATTTGCATTGACTAAGTATTTTGTCTCCTAATCATTCTTCACTGAGCTGTGTTTGTTCCCTGGCTGAATGTTTAAGTGCTCTGTCTTTCTCCAGCTCGTGGACAACATGGTTGGTACCTGCCATAGTTGCAGTTGTTGTGGGTATCATGTATCGATACCACATGCAGGAGCGCAAGTCTCCCTGAGCCCTGACGCTGTCTCTTCTCATTCTTTTTCTGGAGGCCTTGACATGTTtgaccaacccccccccccattgaACACAACTTTTCAGAGGTGCGGACAAGGACAAAACAATCCCCTTGCCCCTCGGCTTTCTTTTCTACACCTCATCCAACTGGCTTTGGGCGAGATTCATCTGTAAACTTTCTACCCTCGGTGTCTTTACATTGGTTTCTTATCTATTCATATTGTTTACTCACTCTGCCTTTTGTAGTAATTATTGTGTGGTGTCTTAAGTTATACATCAGTTTAGATCATTTGCATATGAATATCTGCAAACTGTTGCAATCTGCTTTAGTGGGACTCTTACAGTAAGCTCCAAAGGTATTGGGACAGTTACTATATTTTTTGGGGCTCTGTACTCAGCACTTTAGATtttaaatgatacaatgactgtactgttaaagtgcagactgtcagggTATTTgcatccatatcaggtgaaccgtttataaattacagcactttttgttcATAGTCCTGGCGTCACTTCACTGTCACAATACTTTTGGAGCTTTCTGTATTATACTCAATTTGTTCAGACATGTTTTGTGGCTAACTCCACATCTGTTTGACTGTAGGTCTAGGAAGTAGAAATATATTTGTGTAGTAGGGCATAGAAACACAGGTTATGGGGTCATATCTATAAGAAATTATGCTGTTTTCTTACGGAGAAATCTGAATAGCGTTGAGTTGCATACTCCTTGTTAGTCTTAATTCTCCTCAGACTGCTGCCCAGTATTTAATTTCTGGTGACTGAATAACATAGGAAAAGCTAGCAACAAAGATTCTAATGTATTTTTGCTTGAGAGTACGTTGTCATGCAACTTGTCATTTCAAACTTAAATCATTGATTTGAACCAATGACTTGATTGCACAACATGCCTCATTAAAAGTACTTCATTTATGTTCAGCTATTCGTTGCATGCATTGCCTGATTTCGAGTAGGCCTCGTTCTCTATATCAACATTTTGTATTATGAAGGCTGCACGCAATGTACAGTATACTCTTTTGATGTATTGATTTAAAGTGAAATGTACTTATCACCAACTCCCCTTTTCTAGTCTTACACTAAGCATTTATTTGGTGATACTATGCTTTAAACATGAAGTATGAGAATTGGTGTGTATAACCTGGATTAATTCAATTGCATAACACTGTGCATGATATGTCTCTCTTCCTATGCACATCCTTTAGCACTTAACTGCTGCCCTGTGAGTGAATTCTAATGGTTGGATGAAAATTGTTGAACTCTTGAAGGCATAAAACACTTTTGCATTTGAATTTGTGTCAGCTGTTCATTTATTGTAGTGTTGGTCACCGTGCCATTTTTAAGTGTACATTTGGATCTGTGGATATTCAATTGCACTACCAATTTCAATTTGTATGTCAACCATATAAATGTTGCAATCCACTACTTGAGAAGCACCTGAAAACAATCTGCACAAGACTCTATAATACT
This genomic interval from Oncorhynchus keta strain PuntledgeMale-10-30-2019 chromosome 2, Oket_V2, whole genome shotgun sequence contains the following:
- the LOC118362856 gene encoding cytochrome b5-like; the encoded protein is MSEEIKDNMTNTNGADNVDVTHTAAETADRDVTYYTLEEVKTHNKRTDAWLIIHDKVYNITSFLAEHPGGEDVLMAQAGTDATVSFEDVGHSKDARAMLIKYYIGELKMDDRKDGAKEEFVTTSGDGSSSWTTWLVPAIVAVVVGIMYRYHMQERKSP